The Vibrio penaeicida sequence GAGTCAATCGCCATCGCTGTTTTACCAGTCTGACGGTCGCCGATAACAAGCTCACGCTGACCACGACCGATTGGGATCATTGAGTCAACAGATTTGTAACCAGTTTGTACAGGTTGATCAACCGATTTACGGTCGATTACGCCTGGTGCGATAACTTCTACAGGAGAAGACAGTTTCGCTTCAATTGGACCTTTGCCATCAATTGGCTCACCAAGTGTGTTTACAACACGACCTAGTAGTTCAGGACCAACTGGTACTTCAAGAATACGACCAGTACCTGTTACTTTCATGCCTTCCTTAAGGTCGGCATATGGGCCCATTACAACTGCACCAACCGAGTCACGCTCAAGGTTAAGTGCGAGTGCATAACGACCACCCGGTAATTCAATCATTTCACCTTGCATCACGTCCGCTAGGCCGTGAATGCGAATGATACCGTCGCTTACCGATACGATAGTACCTTCATTACGAGCTTCACTTACAACGTTGAAAGATTCAATACGCTGTTTGATCAGTTCGCTTATTTCCGTGGAATTAAGTTGCATGCTCCAATCCCCATCAAGACTGCAATGCATCGCTCAGGCGGTTCAAACGTCCACGCGCTGAGTTATCAATGACTAGGTCTCCGGCTCGAATTATAACCCCACCAAGTAGGGTCTCATCTATGCTGCAATTCAGCTTTACTTTGCGCTCTAGGCGTTTTTCAAGTTTGCTGCTGATATCTGCTTGTTGTTCTTCAGAAAGATCGGTTGCTGAAATAACATCAACTTCGATTTCTTTCTCATGCTCTCGTTTAAGAGCGAAGTAACCACTACAGACTTCAGGAAGGGCCTTTAAGCGACCATTCTGAGCCAATACCTTAATTAGGTTTTGACCATATTCATCAAACTGCTCGCCGCAAATCGCGATAAAAAGCTCAGAAAGCTTTTCAGCTGTCATTGACCCGTCTAGCAAGTCAGCAACATCATCATTTTTTGCGACTTCTGCTGCGAAAGTCAGCATCTGTCCCCATTGGTCCAGAGCGTCTTTCTCAACAGCAAAGTCAAAAGCTGCTTTAGCATAGGGGCGTGCGATTGTAGTCAAATCAGACATATGCTGCCCCTTGCATTAAAGTTTTGCAGTAATGTTGTCAAGAATATCTTTGTGCGCTGCATCATCGATAGAGCGCTCTAGGATTTTCTCAGCACCAGCTACAGCCAGAGTAGCAACTTGTTTGCGCAGGTCATCGCGCGCGCGGTTGCGTTCTGCTTCAACTTCTGCTTCTGCTTGAGTCAAGATTTTATGGCGTTCAGCCAAAGCATCTTCACGAGCTTCATCCAGAATTTGAGACTTACGCTTGTTCGCTTGGTCGATGATCTCAGTTGCTGTGCGCTTAGCTTCTTTAAGTTGATCAGAAGCATTGGCTTGTGCTAGATCCAAGTCTTTAGCAGCACGTTCAGCCGCTTGTAGACCGTCAGCAATTTTCTTCTGACGCTCTTCAATCGCTTGCATAATTGGCGGCCATACATACTTCATGCAGAACCACACAAATAGTGCGAACGAGATTGCTTGACCTAGCAGAGTTGCGTTCATATTCACAACAGCTACCCCTCTTAATTAGACTTAGTGTTAATCAGTGACAAGCTAGTGCTTGTCGCTCAAAACCAATGATTAACCAGCTAATTGACCAACGAATGGGTTTGCGAAAGTGAATAGCAGCGCGATTACGATACCGATCATTGGAACCGCATCCAATAGACCAGCGATGATGAACATCTTAACTTGAAGCATTGGCGCCATTTCAGGTTGACGTGCTGCACCTTCAAGGAATTTACCACCCAGAATTGCGAAGCCAATTGCAGTACCAACTGCACATAGACCTACGATGATTGCTACTGCGATTGCTGAGAAGCTTAATACAGTTTCCATTACTATCTCCAATATATAGCGATTAACTAAAACTACTTAGAATAAAAAATTTTAATGATCATTGTCTTCGTGTGCCATGGACATGTAGACGATAGTCAACATCATGAACACGAATGCTTGAATCGTGATTACCAGAATATGGAAAATTGCCCACGGCAGTGAACCCATCCATTGAAGGAACCATGGTAGCATTGCTGCACAAAGAATGAATACAACCTCACCTGCAAACATGTTACCAAACAAACGCATACCAAGAGATAGAGGTTTCGCCAATAGCGATACCACTTCAATCAGTAGGTTAAATGGAATCATGCTCCAGTGATTAAATGGATGTAATGCCAATTCTTTAGCAAACCCACCTAGACCTTTCACTTTGATGCTGTAAAAAATCATCAAAGCAAATACGCCTATAGCCATCCCCATGGTGATGTTCGCATCAGCAGACGGTACTATCTTAAGGTAAGGAATACCTAGCCAATGCTCTGCTGGATATGGTAAGAAATCGATTGGAACTAAGTCCATCAAGTTCATTAAAAATACCCAACAAAAGATAGTCAGTGCGAGAGGGGCTATCAACGGGTTGCGTCCATGGAACGTATCTTTGACGTTTTCCGCGACAAATTCTACGATCATTTCAACAAAACATTGAAGCTTACCCGGCACACCTACTGTCGACTTCTTAGCTACTTTGTAAAATACTCCTAAGAATATCAAACCAGTGATCCAAGAAAACAACAGGCTATCGATGTGTATGTTCCAGAAACTCGTCTCTTCCGCCACTAACCCCAACTTGTAAGTTGAAAGGTGAGTAAGGTGGTGAGTGATGTAACCGGAAGCTGTTAGCGCTTCACCTGGCGCAGCCATAACTCATCCTATTTTTTGTTGTTAATGAATAGCGCTGGCGCAAAGATGTTAATCCCTAATACCAGCAAATAGGTTAGTTTCAGGGGAACGAGTTCCACCTGCATATACATGTAAGCAACAGAGAACAACACGACTGTAATGAGGATTTTCAGAGCTTCACCCGTGTAGAAGGAAGCGGCGACAAATTTAGCTGCTCGCGCTCCAACAAACAAGAATGCACACATTGCGAAAACGGCATTGGCAACAACAAAGATGCTACCACCTATCAGCGCTGATATTCCCCATTCAACATCTACAGCAATCGTTGTTCCTGCTGCGACAAACATAACCGCGCCAACCTGGATCAATAACAATTGCTTGGCAAGCTCTCGTCCTGGTCTAGCTAACGCCGCTATCATGTATTCGTACCTCTAAATAAACGCTCGCATCACTCTATACTGCGAGCGAAGAGAAATTGCCGAAAATTATACGGTGAGACGCTGTTAATGCAATTAAAACGCAGCAAAAACTTACATTTTTGTTTACAAACCGACAACTTTCGCTCAAAAAAACATTTTTTTATAATTGACCTAAATCAATTATCTCACTTAACCTTCCAATATTGCAACGAGTTGCTCCAATTTGTGAGGTTCATCAAGACTTATGGTCAGTTTTGCCTTGCCATTCGAAGAACGAACAATTGACACTTGAGAGCCTAATTTTTCACTCAATCTTTCCGATAAAGCTTGCGCTTCAGGGTCATTTTTAGCTTTTTTGCTGTCAACTTGTGGTGAAAGGTGTTTTTTCACTAACTGCTCGGTTTGGCGAACATTAAGTTTCTTCGCAATAACCGTTTCAGCGATATCAAATTGGTCGTCTTGTTCAACCGAAAGCAGAGCACGTGCATGTCCCATTTCAAGCTTTCCAGTTTGAACAAATCGCTTCACATCCCCATTTAACTGGTTCAGCCTTAATAGGTTAGAAACGGTGGTGCGAGATTTACCAATAACCTCTGCGACCTGCTGGTGTGTGAGTTCAAATTCGTCTTGTAATCGCTCTAGAGCTTGAGCTTCTTCAATCGCATTTAAATCTTCACGTTGGATATTTTCAATCAGTGCCATGGCGACAGCTGCGCGATCTTGTACCTTTTTCACTAGGCAAGGTACTTGTTTCAGACCGGCCTGTTTCGCTGCTCGCCAGCGACGCTCACCCGCGATAATTTCGTATTGTTGCTCACCCACTTGTCTGACAACTATTGGTTGGATGATGCCTTGAGATTGGATGGATGCCGCCAGTTCGCTCAATGCTTCTGGTTCCATCTCTTTACGTGGCTGATATACGCCTGCCTGCAATTGTGCCACTGACAAATCTTTCAATTCCCCTTCTGAGGACAAAGACTGACTGTGGTTGATTGTCTGTTGCTTTTCTCTCGCCATTGAACTGGTCGCAAGCAACGCATCGAGGCCTTTTCCTAAGCCGCGTTTGGACATGACACTTTCCTTCTAAATTGGATTATGCAGGCATTTCTTCACGACGAAGCATTTCGCCAGCCAAAGCAAGATAAGCTTTAGCTCCAGCGGAATATTTGTCGTAATACATTGCAGGTTTACCATGGCTTGGGGCTTCTGCCAATCGAACATTTCTAGGGATGACGGTTCTATATACTTTGTCACCAAAATGCTTTTTCAGTTGATCTGATACTTCATTTGACAAACGATTGCGTGGGTCATACATCGTTCGGAGCAAACCTTCTATTTTCAAATCTTCGTTAACGACAGCTGCTAGCTTGCTAATGGTATCCATCAATGCTGTTAAGCCTTCCAACGCAAAATACTCACATTGCATCGGTACTAAGACAGAATCAGAAGCCGCCATCGCATTGATTGTAAGGAGGTTTAATGAAGGTGGGCAATCGATAAAGATGAAATCATAGTTGTCACAGACCGTGGCCAACGCATTCTTTAAACGCATTTCACGAGCAAACACTTCCATCAGTTTAATTTCCGCCGCGGTAACATCACCGTTCGCAGCAATGAGATCAAAGCCACCAGACGTTTTGCTAACCACCACATCGTCAAAATGCGTATCTTCGACCAACAAATCATACGCGGAGGCGTCAACAGAGTATTTATCTACGCCGCTCGCCATGGTCGCATTGCCTTGTGGATCAAGATCAATTACCAGTACTTTTCGTTTTGTCGCTGCCATAGAAGCAGCCAAATTGACACACGTTGTGGTTTTGCCCACACCACCTTTCTGGTTGGCAATTGAAATGATTCTTCCCACGGATGACCTCGCTATTATCCCTTGCGCGATAAGATTACAAGATGTCGCTCACCTTCAAGCTCTGGAACATTCAAAGCTTTGATGTCGATCACAGAACACCAGTCCGGAAGCTGAGCAAGCTCTGATTCAGGTTTTACCCCTTTCAGTGCTAAAAATACGCCGGATTCTGGTTTTGGTAAATGTTGACACCACTCTACCATGTCTAAAACCGAAGCAAACGCACGACTTAGTACCCCATCGAAGCCAATTTCAGGCTGGAATTCTTCCACTCGACTTTGCACAGGGGTGACATTTTCGATTTTCAGCTCATGAAGAACCTGTTTTATAAACCTAATGCGCTTACCTAGGCTATCAAGCAGCGTAAAAGATTTTTCAGGATTCATGATGGCCAATGGAATGCCTGGTAAACCCGGTCCCGTGCCAACATCGATAAAACGCTCACCTTCAAGATGAGCGCTGACAACGATACTATCCATGATGTGTTTCACGATCATTTCTAGTGGATCTCGAACGGACGTCAAATTGTACGCTTTATTCCATTTGTCGAGCAGTGTGACATAACCAACCAACTGTGCTTTTTGTGTATCTGAAACGACCAATGAGGTTTCTTCTAACAACGCATCCAGTTTGATTCTTAACGCTTCCACTAGGCTGCTCCTTTCTTCAGTTGCCCACTTTTCTTTAGGTAAACCAGTAAGATAGAAATAGCAGCAGGGGTGATCCCTGAAATACGAGACGCGATCCCAATGGTCAATGGTTTAGCATCAGACAGTTTTGCGACCACTTCGTTAGAGAGGCCTTTCACCGTTGAGTAATCAAAATCAGAAGGGATCTCCGTATTTTCATGACGAAGTGACTTTTCAATCTCGTCTTTCTGACGTTGAATATAGCCTTCGTATTTGACCTGAATTTCAACTTGTTCCGCGGCTTGAGAATCTTCTAACGCAGGAGAAAACGCATCCAACTGCGTTAATTGCTCGTAATTCAATTCCGGACGGCGAAGCAAATCTTCACCGCTGGCTTCACGCGACATAGGTGTTTTTAGCAGAGCATTAAGAGCATCAATTCCTGTGGACTTAGGATTCATCCACGTATCTTTTAAACGTTGACGCTCACGCTCCATGTTATCCACTTTCTCGTTGAAACGCGCCCAACGAGCATCGCAAACCAACCCTAACTCACGACCTTTTTCGGTTAATCGAAGATCAGCATTGTCTTCACGAAGTAACAGTCGATATTCCGCGCGAGAGGTAAACATGCGGTAAGGTTCTTTAGTGCCCATTGTAGAAAGATCGTCGATCAACACGCCAACATACGCCTGATCACGACGAGGGTTCCAACCCTCTTTTCCTTGGGTTTGTAAGCTGGCATTCAATCCGGCCATTAGCCCTTGAGCTGCCGCCTCTTCGTAGCCTGTTGTGCCGTTAATTTGTCCGGCAAAGAACAAGCCATTAATAAATTTGGTTTCGTAGTTTGGTTTTAAGTCCCTTGGGTCAAAGAAATCGTACTCAATGGCATAGCCAGGGCGGACAATATGTGCGTTCTCAAACCCTTTCATTGAATGAACAATCTCAACCTGAACGTCAAATGGCAAACTTGTAGAGATCCCATTAGGGTATAACTCGTGCGTGGTAAGACCTTCTGGCTCGATAAAGATCTGGTGGCTATTTTTGTCAGCAAACCGCATCACTTTATCTTCGATCGATGGACAGTATCGAGGACCGATCCCCTCAATAACACCTGCATACATTGGGCTGCGATCGAGGTTCTGTCGGATCACGTCATGCGTTTTCTCATTGGTATGAGTGATAAAGCATGGAATCTGTGTTGGATGCTGCGATCGATTACCCATGAATGAAAATACGGGGGTTGGATCATCTCCATGCTGAACATCAAGCTCACTAAAATCGACCGTGCGAGCATCGATACGAGGAGGTGTTCCCGTTTTTAAGCGATCAACCCGGAAAGGCATTTCTCTCAAACGATCAGCCAATGCTATCGAAGGAGGATCGCCTGCACGACCTCCAGAGAAGTTTTCCATCCCAATATGTATCTTGCCCCCTAAAAACGTTCCTACGGTCAATACAACAGCATCAGCTTTGAATTTCAGCCCCATTTGAGTCACTACACCAGTCACTCGATCATTTTCAACAATAATGTCATCCACCGATTGTTGAAAGAGCGTTAGATCGGGTTGATTTTCAAGTGCGTGACGAACAAATGCTTTGTACAGAGCACGATCCGCTTGCGCTCGAGTTGCCCGAACAGCAGGACCTTTTGACGCGTTTAGAGTACGAAATTGAATACCTGCATGATCAATGGCTTGTGCCATTAATCCACCCAGAGCATCCACTTCTTTGACCAAATGCCCTTTGCCTATTCCACCAATAGCGGGGTTGCAAGACATTTGCCCTAGGGTATCAATGTTGTGAGTGAGTAACAGGGTACGCTGACCCGTACGAGCTGATGCGAGTGCGGCTTCCGTTCCTGCATGTCCGCCACCAACAACAATGACGTCAAAAGTTTCGTGATAAAGCATGAACCGACCTCAGGTATTCAATGAGTTTAGAGAGCTTAGTAAAAAGGAGCGATATTCTACCCTCTTTAGGGCAAGGAGAGAAACGATTTTGGATCGAAGCGGAGGCTTTAATATATATAAGATCTTTATATAGATCTTTTATTAGATCTACTATTAAGGAAGCTCGATCTTGTGGATAAGTCAAAAATGATCAACAAGATCATGCTTTTTTATACGATCGTATCTTGTGATCTACCTTTGATCTGATCGAGGATTAGCTGGGATCAAAATCGATGGTTATACACAGGGGTATAAATGGTATGATCTTATTATTTGGATAACTATAGGTTAATAACGGGATAGATCACTATTTATCCACAGATGGTTTGTTTAAAAAAGCATCACTTGAATCAAATAAAAGGTCTAAATGTTATTCACAGGGCGTAAATTTTTACGGAGAAGAAGGGAAAAAGGCGGGATTCCCGCCTTTTGACTAGAACTTTGTGATGTGTTCTTGCAGCCATTCTTCGGCTGCGTCTTCGGGAACAGGGTTTTCTAGAATATTGATCGTAAAGCAATCCGTTATCGGAGTGCCCCCGATGTCTTCGAGAAGTGCATAGGCATGTTTCCCTGCTGCACAGAAGGTATCGTAGCTAGAGTCTCCAATCGCAACCACCGCAAACTTAACCTCTGCCATTTTAGGAGGGGTGTTTTGAAGAGCTTCGATGAACGGTTGAATGTTATCTGGGTATTCACCAGCACCGTGAGTGGATGTAATCAGAAGCCAAGTCCCGTTAGCGGGGATCTCTTCGAGCTTAGGTTCATTATAAATGGTCGTTTCGTGACCTTTCTCTCTAAGTAGATCACTAAGGTGGTCACCAACATATTCAGCTCCACCGAGAGTACTGCCGGTCATAATGTGGATCATGGACGCATCCTTTTTCTTGTGAGGCACTCTTTGCCTCTTATTGGTTATTTGAAAGAAGCTAACGTGTAATTTCTGCTAATAAACAGAGGTATGGTATCGGATTCGATTGTGGATAAACAGATGACATAATGTGTGGTTAAACGAAATTGAGCGGTGCCTAGACCTTTTAAACCCTGGATCCACCCCCTTTATTACGTTTTTATTGTTTTGTTCATTACATGTGTATGGATCGTATTGATAGTAGGATCCGACTAGAAAGAAAAATTGATCGGGACCGTTAAAGAGAGTTTAAGGCCTGAAACCGAACTGGGTGGTTTGATCAGCGGTTGGGCTCGAAATACAAGATCGATGGCTTCTTGATCCAGTGATTGGGTTCCTGAGCTTCTTATTAGGATGACATCTAACACGTTTCCTTCTCGATCCATTGTGAATCGGATCACTGGCATACCTTGTTTGCGTAAACGCTTGGCTTTCCTTGGGTATCGCTTTTCTCTTTCTAAGTGAGCGTGAAGCAACTGTTGCCACTGAAGCTTTGCGGCTTTCTCATGCTGGCTGGTTTTGCCTTGTTTTGGGGCGGAAGCATTTGCCGCTTTTATTGGCGCTTCGATGCTTGGTGTTGACGCCATTTGCGAAGGAGACGAAGCCTGTGGCTTCTCACTTTCTTCTTCTTTCTCTTTTTTTGGCACCGGTTTTGGTTGCTCAGCTTTTAGTCGCACTTGTTCTAAAGGCACTGTTTTGTCAGGCAACGCTGATTTTTGTGTTTCTGGTATTTTCTTGGGAGCTTTGGTTTCTTTGTATTCTGGTAAATCTGAAGGATCAGGTGCTTTTTCAGCAATTAGAGGTGGTTTCGGTACTACGAGTTTTGGATCGTGCTGATTCGTTGTCGATTTTAAAGATTGCTCCGATTGCTGGGCACTGGCTTGCTGCGCGTCATTATTTTGTTCTGTAGGGGCGGCGAGGGGCGCAACCAGAGAGACTGAAATAGGGGAGGCAGCAGGTGGTGGAGTGAAGTCAAAACTCGGTGTCCATAAATAGGCTGTAGCGGCACCAAGATGAAGTGCGATACTTGCTATCACGCCACATACTAACCAAGAAGAACTGTGGCTGTTTGTCGTTTTGTCGCCGGCCAGTAGGTTCACGGGTCGTCCCGTTTCGGTTGCTCTAGCCCCACTAAAGCAATTTGCGTATAGCCAGCCGCTGCCAGTTTGTTCATTACCTTAAGAAGATCTTGATACACCAGCGCTTTATCTGCTCTGAGATAAATCCTCTGCTCGTTGTCTGGCAGGCTTGTTTTTAAGGCCGTGGTTAGGTTCGCTAAATCCACGGTATTACTTTCACCGATCACGATCGTTAAATTTTTTTGAATCGTCAGGTAGACAGGATCGTCCTTCATTGGGGTTGGGCTAGCAGATGAAGTGGGTAAGTCTACGGGAACATTCACGGTTGCCAGCGGCGCGGCAACCATCACAATGATGAGAAGCACCAACATCACATCAACAAAAGGCGTGACATTAATTTCGTGGTTTTCTGCCATGTCCTCGCCGGATTGACTGGTTTTAAATGCCATGACTTACACCGCCTCTTTGAGCGGTATTTTTGCATCGGGTTGTTCAGTTTGTATTGTCCGCCGGTCAAGGTCGCGGCTGACTAATATCATTATGGCGACGGAAAGATCAGCCAATTGATTCTTGTAGCATCCTATCTGCCGCGCGAAGTGATTGTAGAATATCACCGCAGGAATGGCGGCAACTAAGCCGATCGCTGTTGCCATTAACGCTTCTGCAATACCCGGTGCAACCACGGCTAGCGTGGTACTTTGTGATTTGGCAATACCAATGAAAGCATTCATTATTCCCCATACGGTTCCAAACAATCCAACAAAGGGACCGACTGATCCAACCGTGGCGAGAATTCCTGTGCCTTTTGTCATGTTCGAACTCATTGAGACCCCAATTCTTTCTAGGCGAAGTTGAACTCGTTCTTTTATTCCGTCTTCGCTGGCCGATCCTTGGGCTGATAATTTCAGCTCATGCTGGGTGGCAGAAAGTAGTAATTGAGCCGGACCTTGTAAGTCTTCACATAATGTTTCTGCCTCAATTAGGCTATCGGATTGGGTTAAGGCATGAAGTTGGCGATGGGCTTTTTTGGAAGCCAATGAAAGTTGCCACTGCTTTGCAAACAATACGCCCCAAGTTAATACAGAGGCGATGACTAAACTGATCATCACCGCTTTTACAACCCAATCAGCAGCATGATACATACCCATAGGTGAGAGATCGTGGGCATTGAGTGGGTTCGTCGGTGGGGTTAACTGAGTCTCTGATACTAGAGGGCTTGCCAGATCTTGAGCTGGCGCTTTTTCAGCAAAGGCGAGGGAAGGTATGAACAGAAAAAGGGTGATGATCATGCTCAGATAAAGTGATTTACTCATTCGATTGCTCTTAGTTGGGCGTTCTTGCGCGCTTTTATTGTCGAGTGTTTTTTCTTAATTCCTTATATGAATACCGAATGAGAGAGAAAAACCCGTAATAAAAACTGAATAAAAAACTGGATTTATATTTTTATTTATAATAATCAGTATCTTGTGATTTTATTTTTCTAAAATCTTTTTTCCAACTTGATACTGTATTCATCTTGGCTGTAGCTGTATATCGCATCCAATGTGCTGTCGACTTTTTGGTATTGCCAAGTAAATGTGGGGGTGAGACTCCAAAACTCTAATGATTTTGCGGTGATCAGCAAGGTGTGGTTTTGCTCTTTATCTTCTCTTTTTCCGTTGAGAATTTTGTTGAACCCGTCGTGCCTTCGTTTTTTAACCGACGAAAACAGGCTGATGTCCCAGCCGTCAAAAAAGGCACGGTTTACGCCCAATCGCCCACCTAGGGACTCATAAGCAAAGAGTTCTATTTCACTTTGCTTCTTGTTCCAGTCGATACCGCCAAACACGAGCCACCTTTCGGGTAACTGATACCAGTAAGTACCAGAAGCCGTCCATAACCAGTCGCTGTTGTGGTCTAGATCCGGATCTTTGTAATCCTGATATTCGGCTTTCAGTTCTACTTTTGCGGCGCTTTTATTGTTGATGCTGTAAAAGCCATCCAGCTTTAGTCCAGGAGCGATGTAAAGCGTGCGATCGCCAGAGTTGTTGTATTCAGCTTGCGGACCAATAGAAAATTGAACTTTGGCACTTTGATAGCTGTAGCTAAGACCCGTAATGAGGGTATGTTTGTTGTACTTTTTTTTACTGTCATTCAGCAGCCCATACGCTAACGTATTGAATTTCATTCCATGGTGACCGGACAGCGAGAACCGTTTGTTCAGGCTGGCGTCGTAATCCATCCCAAAGCCAGATTCTTTGTCTGGTGTCGTCTGACTTATCCAGCATTGCCCATTAGGCAGTGTCGCTAGGCAGACCGTGCTTTCGGATGAGCTGTTCAGATTGTCATTGTATGAAGGACCAAAGCTAAAAGCCCCTTGCCAGCTGTCACGAACTTCGAGTGCTTCGCTGAACGTATCAATCGTTCGGATAACCCCCGATGCTCGTGGATTGTCTTGTGGAATACTGCGTTTGATTTCTTTGAACAGATCCAGAGAGTCTCGGTTTTTTTGATTTTTGAACTGCACCCGAGCCTGCTCTAGCTTGGCTGGCATGAATTCCGGAGCTAGGGTAAGAAGAGACTGATATTCCGCTTCTGATTCTGCAAGCTTTCCTTCTACTCTGAAAAGCGCACCCTGAGCGTAGTGCACCAGCAAAGGATCGTATCCTTCCTGTGCTTTATAGCGGGTCAGAAAACCCTGAGCTTGTTCCCATTGCCTTGTTTTCACTGCGATATGCAGAGCAGGGCCGAGGTCATCTAATGTGTCGCTCACTTCATAGGTGTCGCCATCCACGATTAACGATTGCTCTCTTTCCCGTTCTTCTCTCAAAAGTTCCTGTTCTTTTTCCAGCGCAGAAAGGGCATCTCGTTGTTGCAGACGCTGGTTTTTGTCTTGATCGGCTAACGTATGTGCACTAAACAGAAACGTGAGCGCTATAGGAGAAACAGTTAAAAGGGATTTAAGCAAGGGAATAACCAAATGGTAAAGAAAGAAAAACAGAAGCAGCGTAGGCTGCTTCTGTATGAGGGAGATTCAACAATTAGT is a genomic window containing:
- a CDS encoding biopolymer transporter ExbD, which produces MAFKTSQSGEDMAENHEINVTPFVDVMLVLLIIVMVAAPLATVNVPVDLPTSSASPTPMKDDPVYLTIQKNLTIVIGESNTVDLANLTTALKTSLPDNEQRIYLRADKALVYQDLLKVMNKLAAAGYTQIALVGLEQPKRDDP
- the exbB gene encoding tonB-system energizer ExbB, which gives rise to MSKSLYLSMIITLFLFIPSLAFAEKAPAQDLASPLVSETQLTPPTNPLNAHDLSPMGMYHAADWVVKAVMISLVIASVLTWGVLFAKQWQLSLASKKAHRQLHALTQSDSLIEAETLCEDLQGPAQLLLSATQHELKLSAQGSASEDGIKERVQLRLERIGVSMSSNMTKGTGILATVGSVGPFVGLFGTVWGIMNAFIGIAKSQSTTLAVVAPGIAEALMATAIGLVAAIPAVIFYNHFARQIGCYKNQLADLSVAIMILVSRDLDRRTIQTEQPDAKIPLKEAV
- a CDS encoding surface lipoprotein assembly modifier encodes the protein MLKSLLTVSPIALTFLFSAHTLADQDKNQRLQQRDALSALEKEQELLREEREREQSLIVDGDTYEVSDTLDDLGPALHIAVKTRQWEQAQGFLTRYKAQEGYDPLLVHYAQGALFRVEGKLAESEAEYQSLLTLAPEFMPAKLEQARVQFKNQKNRDSLDLFKEIKRSIPQDNPRASGVIRTIDTFSEALEVRDSWQGAFSFGPSYNDNLNSSSESTVCLATLPNGQCWISQTTPDKESGFGMDYDASLNKRFSLSGHHGMKFNTLAYGLLNDSKKKYNKHTLITGLSYSYQSAKVQFSIGPQAEYNNSGDRTLYIAPGLKLDGFYSINNKSAAKVELKAEYQDYKDPDLDHNSDWLWTASGTYWYQLPERWLVFGGIDWNKKQSEIELFAYESLGGRLGVNRAFFDGWDISLFSSVKKRRHDGFNKILNGKREDKEQNHTLLITAKSLEFWSLTPTFTWQYQKVDSTLDAIYSYSQDEYSIKLEKRF